The Aphelocoma coerulescens isolate FSJ_1873_10779 chromosome 2, UR_Acoe_1.0, whole genome shotgun sequence genome contains a region encoding:
- the LOC138106905 gene encoding leukocyte elastase inhibitor A-like isoform X2 encodes MCSLSAANARFCLDFFRELSKRKRNENIFFSPLSLSAAFGMVVLGARGSTLEQIEKVFHFREVLSSTRQENRYPSEECEEDEGVHSQFQALLAEVSEPGPGCCLTIANRLFGEITYPFFQQYLDSTKKFYRAELEPVNFKYTEEEVRDKINFWVENETKGKIKDLFAAGFIDPSTVLVLVNAIYFKGKWAVEFKKEDTKETYFHLNKNERKTVQMMFQEGYFNMAIIEELKMKVIELQYFNNELSMFILLPEDDCEDFTRLEQLECALTYEKLAEWTSSATMQPLRVKVHLPQFKMEESYVLNNTLKEMGVMNVFDWGKADLSGISMKDGLVVSKAIQKTIVEVNEEGTEAGCAMGLLAMPLCCPVAYEFKADHPFLFFIRHNQTNTILFFGRYSSP; translated from the exons ATGTGCTCTCTCAGTGCTGCCAATGCCAGGTTCTGTCTTGACTTTTTCAGAGAGctgagcaaaagaaaaagaaatgaaaacatctTCTTCTCCCCGCTAAGTTTGTCAGCTGCCTTTGGAATGGTTGTCCTTGGAGCCAGGGGCAgcacactggaacagattgagAAG GTCTTTCATTTCAGAGAAGTTTTGAGCAGTACGAGACAGGAAAACAGATACCCTTCTGAGGAG tgtgaAGAAGATGAAGGAGTCCATTCCCAGTTCCAGGCTCTGTTGGCTGAAGTCAGTGAACCCGGACCAGGCTGTTGTCTCACCATTGCCAACAGGCTCTTTGGAGAAATTACTTATCCATTCTTCCAG CAATACTTGGATTCCACAAAGAAATTCTATCGAGCAGAACTGGAACCAGTAAATTTTAAATACACTGAAGAAGAGGTCAGAGACAAAATTAACTTCTGGGTTGAAAATGAGacaaaag gtaaaatCAAAGACCTATTTGCTGCTGGTTTTATTGATCCCTCTACTGTACTTGTCCTGGTCAATGCtatatattttaaaggaaagtgGGCAGTAGAATTTAAGAAAGAAGACACAAAGGAAACATATTTCCACCTGAACAAG AATGAGAGAAAGACAGTGCAGATGATGTTTCAAGAAGGGTATTTTAACATGGCCATCATAGAGGAACTGAAAATGAAAGTCATAGAGCTCCAATACTTCAATAATGAACTAAGCATGTTCATTCTTCTTCCTGAAGATGACTGTGAGGACTTTACTCGCCTAGAACAG CTTGAATGTGCCCTCACCTATGAAAAACTTGCAGAATGGACCAGCTCGGCTACGATGCAACCGCTGAGAGTGAAGGTGCACCTGCCCCAGTTCAAGATGGAGGAAAGTTATGTTCTCAACAACACTCTCAAGGAGATGGGAGTAATGAATGTTTTTGACTGGGGAAAAGCTGATCTGTCAGGAATCTCTATGAAAGATGGCTTGGTTGTGTCCAAGGCCATCCAGAAGACAATCGTGGAAGTCAATGAAGAGGGCACCGAAGCAGGTTGTGCCATGGGGCTTCTTGCAATGCCTCTGTGTTGCCCAGTAGCTTACGAGTTCAAAGCTGACCATCCATTCCTGTTCTTCATCAGACACAACCAAACCAACACCATTCTCTTCTTTGGAAGATATTCCTCTCCTTAA
- the LOC138106905 gene encoding serpin B11-like isoform X1, which translates to MCSLSAANARFCLDFFRELSKRKRNENIFFSPLSLSAAFGMVVLGARGSTLEQIEKVFHFREVLSSTRQENRYPSEEVQLCIGKLKPTTKHLFSCLKCEEDEGVHSQFQALLAEVSEPGPGCCLTIANRLFGEITYPFFQQYLDSTKKFYRAELEPVNFKYTEEEVRDKINFWVENETKGKIKDLFAAGFIDPSTVLVLVNAIYFKGKWAVEFKKEDTKETYFHLNKNERKTVQMMFQEGYFNMAIIEELKMKVIELQYFNNELSMFILLPEDDCEDFTRLEQLECALTYEKLAEWTSSATMQPLRVKVHLPQFKMEESYVLNNTLKEMGVMNVFDWGKADLSGISMKDGLVVSKAIQKTIVEVNEEGTEAGCAMGLLAMPLCCPVAYEFKADHPFLFFIRHNQTNTILFFGRYSSP; encoded by the exons ATGTGCTCTCTCAGTGCTGCCAATGCCAGGTTCTGTCTTGACTTTTTCAGAGAGctgagcaaaagaaaaagaaatgaaaacatctTCTTCTCCCCGCTAAGTTTGTCAGCTGCCTTTGGAATGGTTGTCCTTGGAGCCAGGGGCAgcacactggaacagattgagAAG GTCTTTCATTTCAGAGAAGTTTTGAGCAGTACGAGACAGGAAAACAGATACCCTTCTGAGGAG GTCCAACTTTGCATAGGAAAGCTCAAGCCTACCACGAAACATCTgttttcctgtttgaagtgtgaAGAAGATGAAGGAGTCCATTCCCAGTTCCAGGCTCTGTTGGCTGAAGTCAGTGAACCCGGACCAGGCTGTTGTCTCACCATTGCCAACAGGCTCTTTGGAGAAATTACTTATCCATTCTTCCAG CAATACTTGGATTCCACAAAGAAATTCTATCGAGCAGAACTGGAACCAGTAAATTTTAAATACACTGAAGAAGAGGTCAGAGACAAAATTAACTTCTGGGTTGAAAATGAGacaaaag gtaaaatCAAAGACCTATTTGCTGCTGGTTTTATTGATCCCTCTACTGTACTTGTCCTGGTCAATGCtatatattttaaaggaaagtgGGCAGTAGAATTTAAGAAAGAAGACACAAAGGAAACATATTTCCACCTGAACAAG AATGAGAGAAAGACAGTGCAGATGATGTTTCAAGAAGGGTATTTTAACATGGCCATCATAGAGGAACTGAAAATGAAAGTCATAGAGCTCCAATACTTCAATAATGAACTAAGCATGTTCATTCTTCTTCCTGAAGATGACTGTGAGGACTTTACTCGCCTAGAACAG CTTGAATGTGCCCTCACCTATGAAAAACTTGCAGAATGGACCAGCTCGGCTACGATGCAACCGCTGAGAGTGAAGGTGCACCTGCCCCAGTTCAAGATGGAGGAAAGTTATGTTCTCAACAACACTCTCAAGGAGATGGGAGTAATGAATGTTTTTGACTGGGGAAAAGCTGATCTGTCAGGAATCTCTATGAAAGATGGCTTGGTTGTGTCCAAGGCCATCCAGAAGACAATCGTGGAAGTCAATGAAGAGGGCACCGAAGCAGGTTGTGCCATGGGGCTTCTTGCAATGCCTCTGTGTTGCCCAGTAGCTTACGAGTTCAAAGCTGACCATCCATTCCTGTTCTTCATCAGACACAACCAAACCAACACCATTCTCTTCTTTGGAAGATATTCCTCTCCTTAA
- the LOC138106903 gene encoding serpin B12-like isoform X2, protein MMDSVSRPVTEFCLDLYKKLNRSAEDTNIVFSPMSISIALALIHLGAKNNTAAQIEKVLHVRKAAGRMSLGYDHESAAPEMEPEGSLEDQPSFSECNKEGDLNHKAFQVLLLQLRNLGEKYILTLANNLFIQQGFELQQQFLTCTKELYGAMLQTVDFHGAVEAARRKMNAWVESETQGKIKELFAPGVIDGHTLLVLVNVLYFKASWEHKFEEEKTVQRDFKLNQNRKKPVQMMYQKGKFKLGYIEEIESTISYENLILWASSENMFETTVEVYLPRFKLEGTFNLNEVLQEMGMTDIFTEPKVDLSAMTFAKSLVLSNVVHKAYVEVNEEGTVAAAGTGASIVSRSLPLTGVFMADHPFLFFIRHNPTNTIVFFGKLCSP, encoded by the exons ATGATGGACTCTGTATCTAGACCAGTTACTGAATTTTGCCTTGATCTCTACAAAAAGCTCAACAGAAGTGCAGAGGACACAAATATTGTCTTCTCTCCAATGAGCATCTCTATTGCCCTGGCCCTGATCCATCTTGGTGCAAAAAACAACACTGCTGCTCAGATAGAAAAA GTGCTCCATGTCAGGAAAGCTGCAGGAAGAATGAGCCTTGGGTATGATCACGAGAGTGCAGCTCCAGAAATGGAGCCAGAAGGAAGCCTGGAGGATCAGCCTTCCTTCTCAGAG TGTAACAAGGAGGGAGACCTTAACCATAAAGCGTTCCAGGTGCTGCTTTTACAACTACGAAACCTTGGtgagaaatacattttaacCTTGGCCAACAATCTCTTTATACAACAAGGATTTGAACTCCAGCAG CAATTTCTAACGTGTACCAAGGAACTGTATGGAGCAATGCTGCAAACAGTGGACTTCCATGGTGCTGTTGAAGCTgccagaagaaaaatgaatgctTGGGTTGAAAGTGAGACACAag GCAAAATCAAGGAACTCTTTGCCCCTGGTGTGATTGATGGACACACATTGCTGGTGCTCGTGAATGTACTCTACTTCAAAGCATCCTGGGAACACAAgtttgaggaagaaaaaacagttCAGAGAGATTTTAAACTGAATCAG aacagaaagaAACCTGTGCAGATGATGTATCAGAAAGGCAAATTTAAACTGGGCTACATTGAGGAG ATTGAAAGCACAATTTCCTATGAAAATTTAATACTGTGGGCCTCTTCAGAGAACATGTTTGAGACAACAGTGGAGGTTTACCTCCCCCGATTCAAGCTGGAAGGCACCTTTAACCTCAACGAGGTTTTACAAGAGATGGGCATGACCGACATCTTCACTGAACCAAAAGTTGACCTTTCTGCAATGACATTTGCAAAATCTCTGGTGCTGTCAAACGTTGTCCATAAGGCATATGTGGAAGTCAACGAGGAAGGCACGGTGGCGGCAGCTGGCACGGGAGCTTCCATTGTGAGCAGGTCTCTGCCTCTCACAGGGGTGTTCATGGCTGATCACCCTTTCTTATTCTTTATTAGACACAATCCTACCAATACTATTGTTTTCTTTGGCAAACTCTGCTCACCTTAA
- the LOC138106903 gene encoding serpin B11-like isoform X1, with protein MMDSVSRPVTEFCLDLYKKLNRSAEDTNIVFSPMSISIALALIHLGAKNNTAAQIEKVLHVRKAAGRMSLGYDHESAAPEMEPEGSLEDQPSFSECNKEGDLNHKAFQVLLLQLRNLGEKYILTLANNLFIQQGFELQQQFLTCTKELYGAMLQTVDFHGAVEAARRKMNAWVESETQGKIKELFAPGVIDGHTLLVLVNVLYFKASWEHKFEEEKTVQRDFKLNQNRKKPVQMMYQKGKFKLGYIEEVGAQILELPYAQKSLSMIILLPGDVADGSVSGLEQIESTISYENLILWASSENMFETTVEVYLPRFKLEGTFNLNEVLQEMGMTDIFTEPKVDLSAMTFAKSLVLSNVVHKAYVEVNEEGTVAAAGTGASIVSRSLPLTGVFMADHPFLFFIRHNPTNTIVFFGKLCSP; from the exons ATGATGGACTCTGTATCTAGACCAGTTACTGAATTTTGCCTTGATCTCTACAAAAAGCTCAACAGAAGTGCAGAGGACACAAATATTGTCTTCTCTCCAATGAGCATCTCTATTGCCCTGGCCCTGATCCATCTTGGTGCAAAAAACAACACTGCTGCTCAGATAGAAAAA GTGCTCCATGTCAGGAAAGCTGCAGGAAGAATGAGCCTTGGGTATGATCACGAGAGTGCAGCTCCAGAAATGGAGCCAGAAGGAAGCCTGGAGGATCAGCCTTCCTTCTCAGAG TGTAACAAGGAGGGAGACCTTAACCATAAAGCGTTCCAGGTGCTGCTTTTACAACTACGAAACCTTGGtgagaaatacattttaacCTTGGCCAACAATCTCTTTATACAACAAGGATTTGAACTCCAGCAG CAATTTCTAACGTGTACCAAGGAACTGTATGGAGCAATGCTGCAAACAGTGGACTTCCATGGTGCTGTTGAAGCTgccagaagaaaaatgaatgctTGGGTTGAAAGTGAGACACAag GCAAAATCAAGGAACTCTTTGCCCCTGGTGTGATTGATGGACACACATTGCTGGTGCTCGTGAATGTACTCTACTTCAAAGCATCCTGGGAACACAAgtttgaggaagaaaaaacagttCAGAGAGATTTTAAACTGAATCAG aacagaaagaAACCTGTGCAGATGATGTATCAGAAAGGCAAATTTAAACTGGGCTACATTGAGGAGGTGGGTGCTCAGATCCTTGAACTCCCTTATGCTCAGAAGTCACTGAGCATGATcatcctgctgccaggagatgTGGCTGATGGATCTGTCAGTGGACTGGAGCAG ATTGAAAGCACAATTTCCTATGAAAATTTAATACTGTGGGCCTCTTCAGAGAACATGTTTGAGACAACAGTGGAGGTTTACCTCCCCCGATTCAAGCTGGAAGGCACCTTTAACCTCAACGAGGTTTTACAAGAGATGGGCATGACCGACATCTTCACTGAACCAAAAGTTGACCTTTCTGCAATGACATTTGCAAAATCTCTGGTGCTGTCAAACGTTGTCCATAAGGCATATGTGGAAGTCAACGAGGAAGGCACGGTGGCGGCAGCTGGCACGGGAGCTTCCATTGTGAGCAGGTCTCTGCCTCTCACAGGGGTGTTCATGGCTGATCACCCTTTCTTATTCTTTATTAGACACAATCCTACCAATACTATTGTTTTCTTTGGCAAACTCTGCTCACCTTAA